atagccaccttggtttcgtggtttggcaaagtattggcctccaccaccataggggccagagcttctgcctccaaaatttcctcctttcatgggtccaaaatttgaggattgattgttgtaattgccaaaatcgttatagcttccgccacctccaaagttgcttccgtcattaccaaatccgttatagccatccccactgccaccatatccaccaccacctcgactgccaccgaagccacctcgaccactgaagttccctccacgaccaaagttgtcattcccaccaaaaccacctccacgaccaccaccaaagtttccagaaccacttcggcctctttggctggacgaagcactagccatctcttgcttcgatagggctttccttactttacagttgtggccattcacagtatggtatttttgaatgacaatcttgtctacagagtcgtggtcatcaaaggtcacaaaagcgaaacctctctttttgccactgcctcggtcagtcatgatctcaatcacttcgattttcccatactgttcaaaataatctcttagatgatgtt
This is a stretch of genomic DNA from Canis lupus baileyi chromosome 12, mCanLup2.hap1, whole genome shotgun sequence. It encodes these proteins:
- the LOC140601538 gene encoding heterogeneous nuclear ribonucleoprotein A1-like gives rise to the protein MSKSESPKEPEQLRKLFIGGLSFETTDESLRSHFEQWGTLTDCVVMRDPNTKRSRGFGFVTYATVEEVDAAMNARPHKVDGRVVEPKRAVSREDSQRPGAHLTVKKIFVGGIKEDTEEHHLRDYFEQYGKIEVIEIMTDRGSGKKRGFAFVTFDDHDSVDKIVIQKYHTVNGHNCKVRKALSKQEMASASSSQRGRSGSGNFGGGRGGGFGGNDNFGRGGNFSGRGGFGGSRGGGGYGGSGDGYNGFGNDGSNFGGGGSYNDFGNYNNQSSNFGPMKGGNFGGRSSGPYGGGGQYFAKPRNQGGYGGSSSSSSYGSGRRF